One window of the Deltaproteobacteria bacterium genome contains the following:
- a CDS encoding type II toxin-antitoxin system Phd/YefM family antitoxin, whose amino-acid sequence MQTITASKARANLYRLMDEAAQGHEPIVITGKRANAVLVSEEDWRAVQENLYLLSIPGMRESIREGLATPVGECSEDPGW is encoded by the coding sequence ATGCAGACGATTACGGCCAGCAAGGCCCGGGCAAACCTCTACCGCCTGATGGACGAGGCCGCCCAGGGCCATGAACCCATAGTGATCACCGGCAAAAGAGCCAATGCCGTGCTGGTTTCCGAAGAGGACTGGCGGGCCGTGCAGGAAAACCTGTATCTGTTGTCGATTCCCGGCATGAGGGAATCCATCAGGGAAGGCCTGGCCACCCCCGTCGGCGAATGCTCAGAGGATCCCGGCTGGTGA
- a CDS encoding MBL fold metallo-hydrolase has translation MSLNVKQFLVGKLAVFAYAVWDPETRECVLIDPAFETGNILAWLGEADLDLMGIINTHAHTDHTAGNAAIIAATGAKLLIHRLEAKRLTRVWNKAVSRVLGGTGSPPADLLLEDGDRIPLGEHFLEVIHTPGHTGGSICLLSGRHLFTGDTLFVGGVGRTDLPGGSEKTLAASIKKRLLILDDSTVVWPGHHYGETPSSTIGRERKGNPFLA, from the coding sequence ATGAGCCTTAACGTGAAGCAGTTCCTGGTGGGAAAGCTCGCGGTTTTCGCCTACGCGGTGTGGGACCCGGAAACGCGGGAATGCGTCTTGATCGACCCGGCATTCGAGACCGGAAACATACTGGCCTGGCTGGGCGAGGCCGACCTTGACCTCATGGGCATCATAAACACCCACGCCCACACCGACCACACTGCGGGAAACGCCGCCATAATAGCCGCCACCGGCGCGAAGCTCCTGATCCACAGGCTGGAGGCCAAAAGGCTTACGAGAGTCTGGAACAAAGCCGTTTCAAGAGTTCTGGGCGGAACCGGCTCGCCTCCTGCCGACCTTCTTCTGGAGGACGGCGACAGGATTCCTCTAGGAGAACATTTCCTTGAGGTCATCCACACCCCCGGCCACACGGGCGGAAGCATCTGCCTTCTTTCGGGCCGCCACCTTTTCACCGGCGACACCCTTTTCGTGGGCGGGGTGGGACGGACCGACCTTCCGGGCGGAAGCGAAAAAACCCTTGCCGCGTCCATAAAAAAGAGGCTTCTAATCCTTGACGATTCCACCGTGGTCTGGCCCGGCCATCACTACGGCGAAACCCCTTCATCAACCATAGGCAGGGAAAGAAAGGGGAATCCGTTTCTGGCCTGA